From the genome of Sporomusa sphaeroides DSM 2875:
GACAAAACTTTCCGCCAGTTCCGGCGTCTTTTTGTAAGCCTCGCCTTCCCGGTACCCCTCTTTGCCAATTGACAAAAAATATTCAAAACCGCCCGGGAAATTCGGATACATATTGCCTAAACCTAAGCCAACACTACCACCCGGACAGCCAAAGGTGCTGCGGCTAAACACCGCCTGCCGCCCTTTGGCGGCAGCAGTTAACATGGCCGCCGCACACCCCCAGCGCCCCTCCGCAAACTCCAAAGCCTTTTCCGGCTTTTCATTGGTAAAAAGAATGGCTACCGGCGCATATCTAAGTTTTAACCGCTCCGCAATTTCACTGCGCATACGAACACCCCTTTCTTTTTATTAGAATATTCAATATATTAATTGGCGATTGAACCTTATTCTCCTGCCGCGGCCCCACAAATATTGACTTCCTTTTTTCGACCAATTAGGGCATAATATAACCTGTACTACATATATACAAAGAGTGAGGTGCGCAGCATGCTGAATGATACCAACAAAATCTGTCAAGTCTGGAACCAGAAAGACGCCTTGGAGCAAACCCTTCTTGCAGGCCTGCATGGCGGACCGGAAATAAAGAAGGAAGAAAAGCAGGCTTATTTAGGGGTATTCAGAGAACAGGTCATTGCTTTCCTTACCCAGGACCAGGTGAAAGAAGCTGCCCTTTATCCGGAAATTGCCGAAGCCCTGGAGCATGAGAAATTTCAAAAACTGATTATCAACAGCAGCCTGGCTGCTTATTATACCAACAAATACCAAACGCTGGCCAGAGAAAAGAACAAAGCCTACACCATGGTTGCCGATGCTGATTGTGCCCGGGCGGCAGGCCTTGTTGTAGCAGGCAGCGAGGCAGTAGACCTGCAGGATATTGCTGTCGACGACCGCCGGCTGCGGCTGCAAAAATTAGGGGTTTCCGAAAAACTCATTGCCAGCGCCGGCAAAAAAATTTGTGAAACCTGCTTAAACAGCATTCTCAGTCTCGACCCGCGTGAAGCAATAAACTATTCCGGGCTTACCTGGCTGGACAGGCTCACCGGCGAACGCTGCCCGGCCCATCAGGATTAATAACTGAATAGTATCCGGCAAAGCATTGCATGATTTAAGGACTGACTGGGACACAACCCTGTCAGTTCTTTTAGTTTTTCCAAACGGAAAACCAGGGTGTTGCGATGGACAAATAATGCCTTAGCCGCGCTTGACACGTTCAGGTTATTATCCAGCAGGGCATTGACAGTATTGCGCATATCATATTTGCGGTCAAGCTGTGCCAGTATGAGGTCTTTCAATTTCTTCAACGCCAGACAAGAATGAATAGCGCCCGGCTCCTTGATAAGATAATCGACAAGTATATCAAAATCATAAATGGAAGCAACAGCAGTGCCGTCCATTTTATTATTTTGCGAGAATAGGGCCTCCTTGTAAGACTCATGAAGTTCTGCCGGCGAGCCGGTAAAGCTCCCCAGCCCCATACGCAAACCTTGCTGCTGCGGGCCGCCAAGCAGTGAAAGTATGGCTGAGCCCCATTGGTAAAACTCAGCCTCGCCGGCATCTGCCGGGAATTGTTTGAGAATAACCAATTCATCTTCAAAAAAAACAAACAGGTCCTGGGAATCGAGCAGCGAGGAATGCTCCAGCAGTTGGGCGAGTGTTTCCCTTGTCCTAAGCGCTACCAAATCATGCACTCCATACTGATTACATGCATCCCGGATGATGAGGCCAACAGAAACAACCGCCACCAGCCGCGGCAGGTTTAGGCTAAAGCGCAACAATTTTGCTGTTTTTGCTATGGCATTGTCCTGATAGCGGTCTGACAAAACATGCTGCATGAATTGTTCCCTGAGCTGAAGATTGGCTCTGAATTCCTCCACCAGGTTTTCCCGCTCCAAAATGAGTTCTGTGACCATTTTTACTAGCTTGGTGGTATTGCGCACCTTGTCGGGATGGCCGGAAACCCCCACCGCACCAACCACCTGGCTGCCGAGAACAATGGGCCAGTTTAAACCAGGAAGCGCCCCGGGATAACGCTCCATATCCTCAGGAAATATTTCTACAACCTGCCCGCTGCGGATAACCTCCATCGCACCTTGATGATAAGTATTGAGCCGGCTCTTTTGGCCGGACCCGACAATCACGCCGGCACTATCCATAATATTGATATTTTGCTGGACCAGCGGCATAATATTATCCACAATGTGCTGAGCTAATTCTGCCGTGATAATCATAGCTTTGCCTCCCACCTGGTGGCCCGTCTCTGCCTGAAAGCGCAGGCAGGGCACCAGCCTACTGTTTATATTATACATAAATATCGGCAATAATAGGGATTATTTTGCACTTTCATTGTACAAAATCACTAATTTGCGCCAGGTAAAAGGCACTAATGTTAGTAAATGCCGATAATTGAAAAAGGTCGGAATTATCAGTACAATAAAGATACATAGTTATTTTACTAAGGAGTGATTGCTCAATGCGTATTGTCGTAGCTCCCGATTCCTATAAAAGCAGCCTCTCGGCCGTAGCTGTGGCTACAGCTATGGAACAGGGAATCCTCTCTGTCTTCCCGCAGGCCGAGGTGTATAAGGTTCCTATCGCCGACGGTGGCGAAGGCACCGTAGAAGCCTTGGTAACAGCCACCAACGGCCGCATAATTCAGCAAACGGTAACCGGGCCTTTAGGTGAAGCGGTAACAGCTTTTTGGGGCCTGTTAGGCGACGGCGAAACGGCAGTCATTGAAATGGCGGCTGCCTCAGGCCTGCCGCTGGTACCTAAAGCAAAGCGGGACCCGCGCATCACCACTACGTTTGGTACAGGCCAGCTGATTAAGGCCGCCCTGGAACAAGGCATCAGAAAGTTTATTATTGGTATTGGCGGCAGCGCAACCAATGACGGCGGTGTCGGCATGGCCCAGGCTTTGGGCGCCAAATTCCGGGATGCCGCCGGGCAGGAACTGCCGTATGGCGGCGCCGCCCTTGCCGGTTTGGCGGCTATCGACCTCTCCGGCCTGGATGCCAGATTGAGCGAGGCCTCGATTATGGTGGCGTGCGATGTGGATAACCCGCTGTGCGGGCCCAAAGGCGCTTCTGCCGTATACGGACCGCAAAAAGGGGCTACTCCGGCCATGGTAGCCGAGTTGGATGCCGCGCTTCACCAGTTTGCCATTATCGCCAAAACCGCTACCGGCAAGGACATAGCCGAGCTGCCGGGAGCAGGAGCCGCCGGGGGATTAGGCGCCGGACTGCTATTCTTTACCAATGCCCAGCTTAAACCCGGGGTGGAAATTGTGCTGGAAACCACCGGTTTTGAAAACATAGTTAAAGAGGCCGCCTTGGTTATTACCGGCGAAGGTAATACCGATTTTCAGACAGCCTTCGGTAAAGCCCCTGTCGGGGTAGCCAAAATTGCCCAGCGTCATAATGTCCCCACAGTCTGCCTGTCAGGCG
Proteins encoded in this window:
- a CDS encoding YueI family protein encodes the protein MLNDTNKICQVWNQKDALEQTLLAGLHGGPEIKKEEKQAYLGVFREQVIAFLTQDQVKEAALYPEIAEALEHEKFQKLIINSSLAAYYTNKYQTLAREKNKAYTMVADADCARAAGLVVAGSEAVDLQDIAVDDRRLRLQKLGVSEKLIASAGKKICETCLNSILSLDPREAINYSGLTWLDRLTGERCPAHQD
- a CDS encoding CdaR family transcriptional regulator — protein: MIITAELAQHIVDNIMPLVQQNINIMDSAGVIVGSGQKSRLNTYHQGAMEVIRSGQVVEIFPEDMERYPGALPGLNWPIVLGSQVVGAVGVSGHPDKVRNTTKLVKMVTELILERENLVEEFRANLQLREQFMQHVLSDRYQDNAIAKTAKLLRFSLNLPRLVAVVSVGLIIRDACNQYGVHDLVALRTRETLAQLLEHSSLLDSQDLFVFFEDELVILKQFPADAGEAEFYQWGSAILSLLGGPQQQGLRMGLGSFTGSPAELHESYKEALFSQNNKMDGTAVASIYDFDILVDYLIKEPGAIHSCLALKKLKDLILAQLDRKYDMRNTVNALLDNNLNVSSAAKALFVHRNTLVFRLEKLKELTGLCPSQSLNHAMLCRILFSY
- a CDS encoding glycerate kinase, translating into MRIVVAPDSYKSSLSAVAVATAMEQGILSVFPQAEVYKVPIADGGEGTVEALVTATNGRIIQQTVTGPLGEAVTAFWGLLGDGETAVIEMAAASGLPLVPKAKRDPRITTTFGTGQLIKAALEQGIRKFIIGIGGSATNDGGVGMAQALGAKFRDAAGQELPYGGAALAGLAAIDLSGLDARLSEASIMVACDVDNPLCGPKGASAVYGPQKGATPAMVAELDAALHQFAIIAKTATGKDIAELPGAGAAGGLGAGLLFFTNAQLKPGVEIVLETTGFENIVKEAALVITGEGNTDFQTAFGKAPVGVAKIAQRHNVPTVCLSGGLGKDHEQVLAHGIDGIMSIIPHPMTLDECLSSAAALVQAATGRLCRLLVTGSKMNSRQSR